A stretch of the Bacillaceae bacterium S4-13-56 genome encodes the following:
- a CDS encoding acyl-CoA dehydrogenase, translating to MDFTLSKEQEMTREMVHNFAEEKIRPITVEIDRDSMFPEDIFKQMGQLGLMGIPFPEKYGGSGGDTLTYALAVEEIGRVCGSTGLSYAAAVSLGASPIYYFGTEEQKQEHLIPLAKGKALGSFGLTEPNAGSDAGGTQTKAELVDDHYIINGEKCWITNASYARTITVTAVTGKDERGKNIISAIVVPKNTMGLTITAPYDKMGVRGSNTTEIILENVKVPKENLLGDPQKGFKQFLYTLDGGRISIGALAVGIAQGALEKALAYAKERKQFGKSISSFQAIQFKLADMAMEVELARNMVHKAAWLKDQGKPFTKEAAFAKLYASEAAFRTANQAIQIHGGYGYMREYEVERMLRDAKLLEIGEGTSEIQRLVISRQLGCV from the coding sequence ATGGATTTTACATTGTCCAAGGAACAGGAAATGACAAGGGAAATGGTTCACAATTTTGCCGAGGAGAAAATTAGACCCATAACAGTAGAAATTGATAGAGACTCAATGTTTCCAGAAGATATTTTTAAACAGATGGGTCAGCTTGGTTTGATGGGTATTCCTTTTCCTGAAAAATATGGTGGTTCAGGAGGGGACACTTTAACCTATGCTCTAGCAGTTGAAGAAATTGGTCGTGTATGTGGGAGTACGGGACTGAGTTACGCTGCAGCTGTAAGTTTAGGTGCATCACCTATTTATTATTTTGGGACAGAAGAGCAAAAGCAAGAGCATCTTATACCGCTAGCTAAGGGGAAAGCTCTTGGTTCTTTTGGTTTGACTGAACCTAATGCAGGTTCTGATGCTGGGGGGACCCAAACAAAGGCGGAATTAGTGGATGATCATTACATTATCAATGGAGAAAAATGCTGGATCACAAATGCAAGTTATGCTAGGACCATTACAGTGACAGCTGTTACTGGAAAAGATGAACGGGGAAAGAATATAATCTCTGCTATTGTCGTACCAAAAAACACAATGGGGTTAACGATAACAGCTCCTTATGACAAAATGGGTGTCCGAGGATCGAATACGACGGAAATTATTTTAGAAAATGTAAAAGTTCCAAAGGAAAATCTCTTAGGAGATCCCCAAAAAGGATTTAAGCAATTTCTTTACACATTAGATGGAGGCCGTATTTCCATAGGTGCACTCGCTGTTGGCATAGCACAAGGTGCATTAGAAAAGGCTCTAGCTTATGCGAAAGAGCGGAAACAGTTTGGGAAATCTATTTCCTCTTTTCAAGCTATTCAATTTAAATTGGCTGATATGGCAATGGAAGTTGAACTTGCAAGAAATATGGTTCATAAAGCTGCATGGCTGAAAGACCAAGGGAAGCCTTTTACCAAAGAAGCAGCCTTTGCCAAACTCTACGCCTCAGAAGCTGCTTTTCGAACCGCGAATCAAGCCATTCAGATCCATGGCGGTTATGGGTATATGCGGGAATACGAAGTGGAACGGATGTTGAGAGATGCCAAACTATTAGAAATTGGGGAAGGAACATCCGAGATTCAGAGATTGGTGATCTCAAGACAATTAGGTTGTGTGTAG
- a CDS encoding acetyl-CoA carboxylase biotin carboxylase subunit, whose protein sequence is MFDKVLIANRGEIASRIIKTCKRLGIHTVVIFSEADTEMPFVKEADDAFLIGTSRVQDSYLKMDAIIDLAKQEKVDAIHPGYGLLSENADFAKKCTEAGVTFIGPTSEVIRTMGSKIEARKTMEAAGLPVIPGIFHGIKDENEAVLAAQSIGYPVMIKASAGGGGIGMETVYSNEELKKAFESNQRRSTAFFGDGTMYMEKKLENARHIEVQILADRYGNVIHLFDRECSIQRRHQKILEEAPSPFLTEKTRERMAEAAVIAAQNIGYQNAGTIEFLVDSEQNFYFLEMNTRLQVEHPVTEFITGLDLVEEQLRIAAGEELRYRQGDLRIKGHSIEVRVYAEDPITFYPSPGLITKLSFSKDSRVDTGVQEGAKVTPYYDPMIAKVIVHGSNRSQAIEKLNSALNYTVVEGIKTNLPLLKVIGKHEKFKQGSTWTTYLQDYQITSLVKERMDISHG, encoded by the coding sequence TTGTTTGACAAAGTTTTGATTGCAAACCGTGGAGAGATTGCTTCACGAATTATAAAAACGTGTAAAAGACTAGGGATTCATACTGTAGTAATTTTTTCGGAAGCAGATACGGAGATGCCTTTTGTAAAAGAAGCAGATGATGCGTTCCTTATTGGAACTTCTCGTGTCCAAGATAGCTATTTAAAGATGGATGCCATCATTGATCTAGCCAAACAGGAGAAGGTAGACGCTATTCATCCAGGCTATGGTTTATTAAGTGAAAATGCAGATTTTGCGAAAAAATGTACAGAAGCAGGTGTTACGTTTATTGGTCCCACCTCAGAGGTCATAAGAACAATGGGAAGCAAGATTGAGGCTAGGAAAACTATGGAAGCTGCAGGACTTCCTGTTATACCTGGGATATTTCATGGAATTAAAGACGAAAATGAAGCTGTACTTGCAGCCCAATCCATTGGCTACCCAGTGATGATCAAAGCATCAGCCGGAGGCGGTGGAATTGGGATGGAAACTGTTTATTCTAATGAAGAGTTAAAAAAAGCCTTCGAATCGAACCAAAGAAGGTCCACTGCGTTTTTCGGAGATGGAACTATGTATATGGAGAAAAAGCTTGAAAATGCTAGACACATTGAAGTTCAAATTTTGGCTGACCGATATGGAAATGTCATTCACCTATTTGATCGTGAATGTTCCATTCAACGTAGACATCAAAAAATCCTTGAGGAAGCTCCTTCTCCATTCTTAACAGAAAAAACGAGAGAGAGAATGGCAGAAGCAGCTGTTATCGCAGCCCAAAATATTGGCTATCAGAATGCGGGTACTATCGAATTTTTAGTAGATTCAGAACAAAATTTCTATTTTTTAGAAATGAATACACGACTTCAAGTGGAGCATCCTGTTACAGAATTTATTACGGGCCTTGACTTGGTGGAGGAGCAGTTAAGAATAGCTGCTGGTGAAGAACTAAGATACCGCCAAGGGGACTTAAGAATAAAGGGGCACTCCATAGAGGTTCGTGTGTATGCAGAGGACCCGATTACTTTTTATCCATCGCCTGGATTAATCACAAAGTTATCTTTTTCTAAGGATTCTCGAGTGGACACAGGAGTTCAAGAAGGTGCAAAAGTGACGCCCTACTATGATCCAATGATTGCTAAAGTCATAGTACATGGTTCAAACAGGTCACAAGCAATAGAAAAATTGAACAGTGCATTAAATTATACAGTTGTGGAAGGGATAAAAACCAATTTGCCATTACTAAAGGTAATTGGAAAACATGAGAAATTTAAACAAGGGTCTACATGGACCACCTATCTACAAGATTATCAAATAACAAGTCTAGTAAAAGAAAGGATGGATATAAGTCATGGCTGA
- a CDS encoding acetyl-CoA carboxylase biotin carboxyl carrier protein subunit — protein MADVVANMAGSIWKKIVTEGDTVNIGQDVVILESMKMEIPISTPVKGKVTTFYVKEGDFVNEGDLIAVVEEE, from the coding sequence ATGGCTGATGTAGTTGCAAATATGGCAGGTAGTATATGGAAGAAGATAGTGACAGAAGGAGATACGGTTAATATTGGCCAGGATGTTGTTATTCTTGAGTCTATGAAAATGGAGATTCCTATATCAACTCCTGTGAAAGGAAAGGTGACCACCTTTTATGTGAAAGAAGGAGATTTTGTAAATGAGGGAGACCTTATCGCCGTTGTGGAAGAAGAGTAG
- a CDS encoding sulfurtransferase, with amino-acid sequence MSIKNLVGLDWLNKHIKDPNLVVVDCRFQLGNPKKGYDDYLQDHISGSIYFDLEKDLSAPVSEHGGRHPLPAIENLVQIFSRAGIDQTKIVVAYDDQGGAMASRLWWLLKYLGHEKVYVLEENYTNWKRKGYPVSAEIRKPILTHFEPNIQDQMLVSMNYVKQSINNKDVLFIDSRSNDRYQGKNENIDPIAGHIPSAKNEDWQNRITKEGRWKSQEEQEKGLGIYRNLDKEIIVYCGSGVTACVNFLALDSIGANPKLYAGSWSDWISYKDNPVVNEIN; translated from the coding sequence GTGTCTATTAAAAATTTAGTTGGTCTTGATTGGCTAAACAAACATATAAAAGATCCTAATTTGGTAGTTGTCGATTGCCGTTTTCAATTAGGAAACCCCAAGAAGGGATATGATGATTATTTGCAAGACCATATTTCAGGCTCTATTTATTTCGATTTAGAAAAGGATTTGTCAGCCCCTGTTTCAGAGCACGGAGGCAGACATCCCCTTCCTGCTATAGAAAATCTAGTACAGATATTTAGTCGAGCGGGCATAGATCAAACAAAAATAGTGGTGGCTTATGATGATCAGGGAGGAGCAATGGCATCAAGACTTTGGTGGCTGCTAAAATACCTTGGGCATGAGAAAGTGTACGTACTAGAGGAGAATTATACGAATTGGAAAAGAAAAGGATATCCAGTGTCTGCTGAAATAAGAAAACCTATACTTACACATTTTGAACCGAATATCCAAGATCAGATGTTAGTTTCAATGAATTATGTGAAACAATCTATAAATAACAAGGACGTCTTGTTCATAGATTCTAGGTCGAATGACCGCTATCAAGGGAAAAATGAAAATATCGATCCTATCGCCGGACATATACCTAGTGCTAAAAATGAAGATTGGCAAAACAGAATCACCAAAGAAGGACGCTGGAAATCACAAGAAGAACAAGAAAAAGGCCTCGGGATATACAGAAATCTAGATAAGGAAATTATAGTTTATTGTGGCTCTGGTGTCACTGCCTGTGTGAACTTTTTAGCGCTTGATTCAATTGGTGCTAATCCTAAATTATATGCAGGAAGTTGGAGCGACTGGATTAGTTATAAAGACAACCCTGTTGTCAATGAAATAAATTAA
- a CDS encoding hydroxymethylglutaryl-CoA lyase, translating into MSFPKEVFIKEVGPRDGLQNEKKLIPTEQKIAWIEKLVQTGLRYLEVTSFVHPKWIPQLADSEQVVKHLPSHPDVTYAALIPNRKGLERALDTPIHEFSVFMSASEGHNKRNINKTIDETYSVLEEVVKEGKATGRNIRGYVSTVFGCPYDGDVAVSQVVKVSERLLEMGVDELSLGDTIGVANPRQVQQVLYELTKYIPQEKIALHFHNTRGMALANVWAALEMGFTIFDSSLGGLGGCPYAKGASGNLATDDLNHMLESMGVETGIQTSQLMKAADFIQEAVGKSLPSHQMQIRNQMRKEEDNR; encoded by the coding sequence TTGTCATTTCCAAAAGAAGTTTTCATAAAAGAAGTAGGTCCAAGGGATGGTCTACAAAATGAAAAAAAACTTATTCCAACGGAACAAAAAATAGCATGGATTGAAAAGTTAGTTCAAACTGGCTTGCGCTATTTAGAAGTAACTTCGTTTGTTCATCCAAAGTGGATCCCACAATTAGCAGATTCGGAACAAGTAGTAAAACATCTTCCTTCCCATCCCGATGTAACCTATGCAGCGCTTATTCCTAATCGAAAAGGGTTGGAAAGGGCGCTTGACACTCCTATTCACGAGTTTTCAGTGTTTATGTCTGCCAGTGAGGGACATAACAAACGAAATATTAATAAGACGATCGATGAGACCTATTCTGTGTTAGAAGAGGTCGTCAAAGAGGGGAAAGCCACAGGAAGAAATATTAGAGGCTACGTTTCTACCGTGTTTGGTTGTCCCTATGATGGTGACGTAGCAGTTTCTCAGGTTGTTAAGGTTTCTGAGAGGTTACTAGAAATGGGAGTCGATGAATTATCATTAGGAGATACGATTGGTGTTGCGAATCCAAGACAAGTCCAGCAAGTCTTATACGAACTCACTAAATATATTCCTCAAGAAAAAATAGCCTTACATTTTCATAATACGCGAGGAATGGCACTAGCAAATGTATGGGCGGCGCTTGAAATGGGATTTACCATCTTTGATAGCTCTCTTGGTGGATTAGGTGGGTGCCCTTACGCAAAAGGAGCCTCGGGTAATCTGGCCACGGATGACCTAAATCATATGCTAGAGTCTATGGGGGTTGAAACGGGGATACAGACCAGCCAACTCATGAAGGCAGCAGATTTTATTCAAGAAGCTGTTGGAAAGTCCCTTCCTAGTCATCAAATGCAAATAAGAAATCAGATGAGGAAGGAGGAAGACAATCGATGA
- a CDS encoding acyl-CoA carboxylase subunit beta — translation MGNTKILKEIEERIKSGGHPKYHEKNQEQGKLFVRERLALLFDGDLEIEDAFFANCQREDLPADGVVTGIGKINGQQVCVMANDSTVKAGSWGSRTVEKIIRIQETAEKLEIPMLYLVDSAGARITDQIEMFPGRRGAGRIFHNQIKLSGRVPQVCLLFGPSAAGGAYIPAFCDIVVMVDGNASMYLGSPRMAEKVIGEKVTLEEMGGARMHCSVSGCGDVLAETEEEAIHYARNYLSYFPQNYKQKPRVNEAQSPLFSERSIEDLIPENQNAPFDMYELVNHLIDEDSFCEIKKLFASEIITGLARMDGKVVGIIANQPRVKGGVLFHDSADKAAKFIQLCDAFHIPLLFLADIPGFMIGTRVERAGIIRHGAKMLAAMSEATVPKISVIVRKAYGAGLYAMAGPAFDPDCCLALPSAQIAVMGPEAAVNAVYANKISELPEEERPVFIKQKQEEYKENIDIYRLASEMVVDAIVDPNQLRKELIQRFAAYESKNVMFSERKHGVYPV, via the coding sequence GTGGGAAATACAAAAATATTAAAAGAAATAGAAGAGAGAATCAAATCAGGAGGACATCCAAAATATCATGAAAAGAATCAAGAGCAAGGAAAGTTATTTGTCCGAGAGCGACTTGCTCTTTTATTTGATGGGGACTTAGAAATAGAAGATGCTTTTTTTGCTAATTGCCAAAGGGAGGATCTGCCTGCAGATGGAGTGGTTACAGGTATTGGAAAGATTAACGGCCAACAAGTTTGCGTTATGGCCAACGATTCAACAGTCAAGGCAGGCTCATGGGGATCACGAACGGTAGAAAAAATAATTCGTATTCAGGAAACTGCAGAAAAACTAGAAATACCAATGCTATATTTAGTAGATTCAGCAGGAGCAAGAATCACGGATCAAATTGAAATGTTTCCAGGTCGACGTGGAGCAGGACGAATTTTTCATAACCAAATAAAGCTTTCAGGACGTGTACCACAAGTGTGTTTATTGTTTGGGCCGTCAGCAGCGGGCGGAGCTTATATTCCTGCTTTTTGCGATATTGTAGTTATGGTTGATGGAAATGCCTCCATGTACTTAGGCTCACCTCGTATGGCAGAAAAGGTAATAGGGGAAAAAGTTACGTTAGAGGAAATGGGAGGTGCAAGAATGCACTGCTCTGTTTCTGGATGTGGTGATGTGCTTGCAGAAACAGAGGAAGAGGCCATCCACTATGCGCGTAATTATTTGAGCTATTTTCCTCAAAACTATAAGCAAAAACCACGTGTGAATGAAGCACAATCACCTTTATTTTCTGAGAGAAGCATAGAAGATTTAATCCCAGAAAATCAAAACGCTCCTTTTGATATGTATGAGCTTGTCAATCACCTTATTGATGAAGACAGTTTTTGTGAGATTAAAAAGCTGTTTGCTTCTGAAATCATCACTGGCTTAGCTAGAATGGACGGTAAGGTTGTTGGAATTATTGCAAATCAGCCTCGAGTAAAGGGTGGCGTTCTTTTTCATGATTCAGCCGATAAGGCAGCAAAGTTTATCCAACTGTGTGATGCCTTCCATATCCCATTGCTATTCCTAGCAGATATTCCTGGATTTATGATTGGCACTAGAGTAGAAAGAGCAGGTATCATCCGCCATGGGGCAAAAATGTTGGCAGCCATGAGTGAAGCAACTGTCCCTAAGATTTCAGTTATTGTTCGAAAAGCGTATGGAGCTGGGTTATATGCCATGGCAGGTCCAGCCTTTGACCCTGATTGTTGTTTAGCTTTGCCTAGCGCACAAATTGCTGTTATGGGGCCAGAGGCAGCTGTTAATGCTGTGTATGCTAATAAAATTTCAGAGCTTCCAGAGGAAGAACGTCCAGTTTTTATTAAACAAAAGCAAGAAGAGTATAAAGAGAATATTGATATCTATCGATTAGCTTCAGAAATGGTTGTCGATGCTATTGTAGATCCAAACCAATTAAGAAAAGAGTTAATACAAAGATTCGCTGCCTATGAATCAAAAAATGTAATGTTTTCAGAGCGTAAGCATGGCGTATATCCTGTTTAG
- a CDS encoding enoyl-CoA hydratase: MSKTVTFDMIDSHIGMLKLNRPEAANALSQEMLKEFLQTLEEVKNRSDIRCLILTGEGEKAFCAGADLKERKGMNDREVIQTVQQIGDVVKKVEALPFPVVAMIQGVAFGGGLELALGCDFRVMSTDAKVGLTETSLGIIPGAGGTQRLSRLIGAGKAKWMILSAKRLNAQESYHYGVTEFISEPEGLYERTLQIAKQISQNGPIAVRLAKQAIDQGIELSLEEGLNIEHTFYKKTIGTKDRLEGLQAFQEKRSPVYKGE, from the coding sequence ATGAGTAAAACGGTTACATTTGATATGATAGATTCCCATATTGGTATGCTAAAACTGAATCGTCCAGAGGCAGCTAACGCTTTATCACAAGAAATGCTGAAAGAATTTCTACAAACTCTAGAGGAGGTAAAAAACAGGTCAGATATACGATGCCTTATCTTAACAGGAGAAGGAGAAAAGGCATTTTGTGCGGGGGCCGATTTAAAAGAGAGAAAAGGAATGAACGATCGAGAGGTAATTCAGACCGTTCAACAAATTGGTGATGTAGTAAAGAAAGTAGAAGCATTGCCATTTCCGGTAGTTGCTATGATTCAAGGAGTAGCTTTTGGTGGCGGACTTGAACTAGCATTGGGCTGTGATTTTAGAGTCATGAGTACCGATGCCAAGGTCGGGCTTACTGAAACCTCTCTTGGAATTATTCCTGGAGCGGGAGGAACGCAACGATTAAGCAGGTTAATTGGTGCTGGAAAGGCAAAATGGATGATTCTCTCGGCCAAACGGTTAAATGCTCAAGAATCTTACCATTATGGGGTTACCGAATTCATATCAGAGCCAGAAGGACTATATGAACGTACTCTACAAATTGCCAAGCAGATTTCACAAAATGGCCCCATTGCCGTGCGGTTGGCAAAACAGGCCATCGATCAGGGAATCGAGCTTAGTTTAGAGGAAGGATTAAACATAGAACACACTTTTTATAAGAAGACAATTGGAACAAAAGATCGATTAGAGGGACTTCAAGCTTTTCAAGAGAAAAGAAGCCCGGTCTATAAGGGAGAATGA
- a CDS encoding TetR/AcrR family transcriptional regulator: MAELRDAIMEAALELFEKHGYHGVSVNDIVKACNTSKGGFYHYFQSKDDLLFEIHDTFITYVLEKANHAFEKHERPLDQLYGIIQVFVRVFDIYKPHITVFYQESNYLKPDYEEEIKEKRDQFRLLLRTVIEEGIQRGEFRKEIPANITVMSILGMVNWTYKWYRKNGEYSIEDIANIFTDFILHSVVHSSMLGEARTKGYLLTKDT; this comes from the coding sequence ATGGCAGAGCTAAGAGATGCAATTATGGAAGCAGCACTTGAATTGTTTGAAAAACATGGCTATCACGGGGTAAGTGTTAATGACATTGTGAAGGCATGTAATACATCAAAAGGGGGGTTTTATCACTATTTTCAATCAAAGGATGATTTGCTTTTTGAAATACACGATACGTTTATTACTTACGTGTTGGAAAAAGCCAATCATGCCTTTGAAAAACACGAAAGACCTTTAGATCAGTTGTATGGGATTATCCAAGTATTTGTAAGAGTGTTTGATATTTATAAACCACATATTACAGTTTTTTATCAAGAAAGCAATTACTTAAAACCAGACTATGAGGAAGAAATTAAAGAAAAGCGGGATCAGTTCCGGTTGCTTTTACGTACAGTGATCGAAGAAGGAATTCAAAGGGGAGAATTCAGAAAAGAAATCCCTGCTAATATAACGGTAATGTCCATTTTAGGAATGGTGAATTGGACATACAAATGGTATCGAAAAAATGGGGAGTATTCGATCGAGGACATCGCAAATATTTTTACGGACTTCATTCTGCATAGTGTTGTTCATTCTTCTATGCTAGGAGAAGCAAGAACTAAGGGGTATTTATTAACAAAGGACACATGA
- a CDS encoding CAP domain-containing protein: protein MRKFLLTIILLAILFFMYPRIQEKVKEADPESFIGTIQTEMEESNIPETLNKFFTNLQFWTSELKGTLNEQVDESRFQNIKKPQLLNPVEQTFSVYNIQIGDSLDEVEAVLGSPKRVGLNGYEVHWRTYHESYQNFVMVAFDSKENVVALYTNQDLIASSVGITLNTLKDQVRAEFGEPLEGIKKGWTIYQTQNNGEYDLYEMNGNYVTIFYDKHENNTVTAIQIIDKDLELKKDGIYGVGSSELAEAFAYQLFDVTNATRVNHGLTILEWDDMVKETAVDHSRDMAENNFFGHTNLAGQSPFDRMDEDGIDYRMAGENLAAGQTSSIFAHEGLMNSEGHRKNILQPDFRLLGVGVAFSEDDQPYFTENFYTR from the coding sequence ATGAGAAAATTTCTTTTAACGATCATTCTCCTAGCTATCTTGTTTTTTATGTATCCTAGGATTCAAGAGAAAGTAAAAGAGGCAGATCCAGAATCTTTTATCGGAACAATCCAGACGGAAATGGAAGAAAGTAATATACCTGAAACTCTTAACAAGTTTTTTACAAATTTACAATTTTGGACCTCTGAATTGAAAGGGACCTTGAATGAGCAAGTAGATGAGTCAAGGTTTCAAAATATAAAGAAACCACAGCTGTTAAATCCTGTTGAGCAAACTTTTTCTGTTTACAATATTCAAATAGGAGACAGTCTTGATGAGGTAGAAGCAGTCTTAGGGTCTCCTAAACGTGTAGGTTTAAATGGATATGAAGTTCATTGGAGAACCTATCACGAAAGCTATCAGAACTTTGTAATGGTAGCCTTTGATTCTAAAGAAAACGTAGTTGCATTGTATACCAATCAGGATTTAATAGCATCCTCTGTAGGCATTACATTAAATACCCTCAAAGATCAGGTTCGTGCGGAATTTGGAGAGCCACTAGAAGGAATAAAAAAAGGATGGACGATCTACCAGACTCAAAACAACGGAGAATATGACCTATATGAAATGAATGGGAATTATGTCACCATTTTTTATGATAAACATGAAAATAACACCGTGACCGCCATTCAAATTATCGATAAAGACTTGGAACTTAAGAAAGATGGGATATATGGAGTAGGTAGCTCTGAATTGGCCGAGGCATTTGCTTACCAATTATTTGATGTCACTAACGCTACAAGAGTCAACCATGGTTTAACGATTCTCGAATGGGACGATATGGTTAAAGAAACTGCTGTTGATCATAGTCGGGACATGGCGGAAAACAATTTTTTTGGACATACCAATCTTGCAGGTCAATCACCTTTTGATCGAATGGATGAGGATGGTATTGACTATCGGATGGCTGGAGAAAATCTAGCTGCTGGCCAAACGAGTAGCATTTTTGCCCACGAGGGTCTAATGAATTCAGAGGGCCATCGAAAAAATATTCTTCAACCTGATTTTCGCTTGCTCGGAGTAGGAGTTGCTTTTAGTGAAGACGATCAACCTTACTTTACCGAGAATTTTTATACGAGGTAA